In a single window of the Mesoplodon densirostris isolate mMesDen1 chromosome 18, mMesDen1 primary haplotype, whole genome shotgun sequence genome:
- the TRARG1 gene encoding trafficking regulator of GLUT4 1: MAHPGQPQFSPAQEPGTVSPLDLPEMEKLLTEVGGQDDKPLKLSKSPSGALDLEQDCHSLPFKAVSEGPREASLPQASSRASSRRASSTATTSYTQDREAPKDYLVLAITSCFCPIWPLNLIPLIFSIMSRSSMQQGDLDGARRLGRLAGMLSVTFIIMGFVIIIVAVTVNFAGNKDSNPQKRAQKILCSELCSAIPVLFFTVQKK, translated from the exons ATGGCCCACCCCGGGCAGCCTCAGTTTTCCCCGGCGCAGGAGCCAGGCACCGTCTCACCCCTGGACCTGCCGGAGATGGAGAAACTCCTCACCGAGGTCGGGGGCCAGGATGACAAGCCCCTGAAGCTGTCCAAGTCCCCCTCGGGGGCTCTGGACCTGGAGCAGGACTGCCACAGTCTGCCCTTCAAGGCGGTATCCGAGGGGCCCCGGGAGGCCTCGCTCCCCCAGGCATCCTCCCGGGCCAGCTCGAGGCGGGCGtcctccactgccaccacctccTACACGCAGGACAGAGAAGCTCCCAAAGATTACCTCGTCCTTGCCATCACCTCCTGCTTCTGCCCCATCTGGCCCCTCAACCTCATCCCCCtcatcttttccatcatg TCTCGAAGTAGCATGCAACAGGGAGACCTGGACGGGGCCCGGAGGCTGGGCCGCCTAGCCGGGATGCTCAGCGTCACCTTCATCATCATGGGGTTCGTCATCATCATCGTGGCCGTGACTGTCAACTTTGCAG GAAACAAAGACTCAAATCCTCAAAAAAGGGCCCAGAAGATCCTATGTTCTGAGCTCTGTTCTGCCATACCTGTTCTTTTCTTTACAgttcagaagaaataa
- the BHLHA9 gene encoding class A basic helix-loop-helix protein 9, which produces MHRGAPGPGLRALKGDEGSAQDLGSSYLEAGRDFGVLRENGSPRDLGEAEEVVGSRKRSRPVRSKARRMAANVRERKRILDYNEAFNALRRALRHDLGGKRLSKIATLRRAIHRITALSLVLRASPAPRWPCGHLECYGQAARAGDAGDAGDAGSSPPQPAPPPAGPFAPRCASCFLHTPLGQARAVAEARGVAQASAGSWRRSLGAPSAWPRGHLRAGPGLGYQHS; this is translated from the coding sequence ATGCACCGAGGTGCGCCGGGACCAGGCCTCAGGGCCCTGAAGGGGGACGAAGGCTCTGCCCAGGACTTGGGGAGCTCTTACCTGGAGGCCGGGAGGGATTTTGGGGTGCTGAGAGAGAACGGCAGTCCCCGCGACCTGGGCGAGGCAGAGGAGGTGGTGGGCAGCAGAAAGCGCAGCCGGCCCGTGCGGTCGAAAGCGCGGCGCATGGCGGCCAACGTGCGGGAGCGCAAGCGCATCCTGGACTACAACGAGGCCTTCAACGCGCTGCGCCGCGCGCTGCGTCACGACCTGGGCGGCAAGAGGCTCTCCAAGATCGCCACGCTGCGGAGGGCCATCCACCGCATCACGGCGCTCTCCCTAGTGCTGCGCGCCAGCCCCGCGCCCCGCTGGCCCTGCGGGCACCTGGAGTGCTACGGCCAGGCCGCGCGCGCGGgggacgcaggggacgcgggggACGCGGGCTCCAGCCCGCCGCAGCCTGCGCCGCCGCCCGCCGGGCCCTTCGCGCCGCGCTGCGCCTCGTGCTTCCTGCACACGCCCCTGGGACAGGCCAGGGCGGTGGCCGAGGCGCGGGGCGTGGCCCAGGCCTCCGCGGGAAGCTGGCGCCGAAGTCTCggggctccctctgcctggccGCGGGGCCACCTGCGAGCGGGCCCCGGGCTGGGCTACCAGCACTCCTGA